CTTATTCCAATTTTGATCTACAACTTTGGAAAAGCATATACTACGGTGAATTATTTGTTTCTTATTGCTTTATTAGTAGTAAGCTTCTTTTATGGAATTGAACATTTAAGACGATTCTATATTGCATTCTTAATCATATTAATTCCGTTTTTCATAGTAAATGGAATCTTAACTGGAACTGGATTGGAAGAGCCTGTTGTTTGGTACAATAATGATGAGAATTTAGGAATTCGTTTGTTAACTATTCCTGTTGAAGATATTGGATATGCATTTACAATGCTATTTGGGAATGTATTTTTAATCGAAAAATTTAAGAAAAAGGAATAATAAAAAAAGCCTTCCAAGATTGAAAGGCTTTTACAAAACTCCGATATTGGTTTTAATAACGGGCAATTGAGTTAATTTTTCTTGATAAATTGTTTAACACCTTTAGGTCTTTTCACAAAATAGAACCCTGATTGTAAATTACTTATTGGAATTGATAATTCTTTAGTCTCTTTAATTTTTCTCCCATTTATATCATATATTGTAATTGTTGTGCCTAGTTCAACTCCTCTAATATTTATAATCTTATCAGAAGGGTTAGGGTAGATTACAAAGTTGTTATTATTACTTCCTATGGTTTCATTTGTATCGAAAGTGTTACTAACTCTTCTAGCAGTACCATTATTTAATAATACCATGTTTAATGAGGAGCTACCATGCAACCAAATTGGTTTCGATATTTCAGAATTCCATCTAGAAGATATTCCAGAGTTAGATTGAACTCTTGCATCTCCCCAATATCCTTCTGCATATCCGCTCCCAGGACCAAATTTAGAGGTATCTTCATCCCAATTCACATTTATATAGTCTACAGCTCTAATAACATCTTTATTTGCATAAACATATTCGAACATCGGTGTATACCATTCATTCCATATTTGATTATGTGATTTATTCTGACAACCAGTGTTTGCTGTACCATCAATAAATCCGATATTACAATTTGTTCCTGAGCTTACGTCATATCCTTGAGGAGACGTTTCCGATAGTTTTACAGGTTTATTTTTTCTTCTAGCTAAATTCACTATCTCATCAGCTAATTGTCTTTGTGTTGCAGCTTGATAGCCATTTCTTTCATATACTCGATCTGGTACTAAAAACCAAGAGTATCCTAACCAATCCACATAGTCATCTCCAGGCCAAAAATCCTCTATATTTTCTCTTCTTCTATCAATCAAATCATCTACAGGAGAAGCACAAGCTTGCCAAACGTAAGCTACATTTGTTACTCCTTCAGCTCGCATTACATCAACAAATCGTCTCCAAGCTCTTTTAAATTGGTCACTATTATATCTATTCCAAGCACCATCGAATTCAAATCCTAATCTTAAATATATAGCAATATCACTATGATCTTTAGCAAACTTTGCGAAACGCTTAATATTTGCATCCCAGCCACCATTTCCTAGTTCATTTAAACAACCGGCACACCAAGTTTCTGATTCATTCCCTTCTGCAATACTCATTCCAATAGATAAACTAGAATTAGGAAACCCTACTGCACCACTATGACTATTTAAAGGACCAGCTCCCCAGTTAATATCGATGTTAGTTGGTGTTCCATTTGGATCTTCTCCTAAAGCACCATATTGAGGATTACTAGAATTTAGCAAACTGTAAAAAGCCACATATTGTGTAACACCTCCCATTGTTGGATATAAACCAGAGTCTTTATATTCTGCTACTGTTTTTAAATCTTGTCCTACTGTCAATAGGATTTGTTCATTAGGTGGTAATAGTTTTGCTACTAAACCAGATGGAGGATTTGTATCACAAGAATTGGAACAAGAACCACCACAATCAATGCCTGTTTCACTTTCGTTTTGTATTCCATCATTACATGTTGGAGTATTACTTGTGTCACAATTATTAGTGCATGATCCACCACAGTCAATACCAGTTTCGTCACCATTTTGAATTCCGTCGTCATAGGTTGGTGTATCAGGATTAGTTGTACTACAGGTTTCAGTACAACCTCCAGATTGTGCTTGTTGTTCATCTACCCAACATTGTCGACAAGCATAAAAATTATATCCATCCGGACAATCACCTGAACACTCTCCAGTTGGAGGAGGAGTTGTATCACATGGTTGACAATCTCCACCACAGTCTATTCCAGTTTCATTACCATTTTGAACTCCATCATTACAAGTTGCACTAGGAGGATTGTTATCTGAACTACATGTTTCGGTACATCCATCAGATTGCGCTTGTTGCTGATCTGTCCAGCATTGCCCACAAGCGTAATAGTTATATCCATCCGGACAATTACCAGAGCAGTCTCCAGTTGGAGGAGGAGTTGTATCGCATGGTTCGCAATTCCCGCCACAATCTATTCCAGTTTCATTACCGTTTTGAATTCCATCATCACAAGTTGCAGGAGTTGGATTTATCGAAGTTGATGAAGCGTGAATATACCTTGTATTATCTCCAAATTTAGAGATCCAATGATTACGCACAGAGGTATTTACTTCAACTCGAGAATCCCCCCATTCTGGTCCCCAACCATGAATAGGCCAGTTTGAATTTATATAAGCTAAAACACGAACATCATTGTCTTTAACTACTTTATCCAGTAAATTTAGATAGTTATTAAAATCTGATGAAGAACCTGTAGCTGGAGCTTGAGCTGCAGCTTCAGCAATCATTATTGGATGGCCATTTTCTTTTGCAAAATCAATACTTGACTGTAAACTTGGATCAATAGTAGAGCCTTCACAATTTGTTGTTCCGTTAACTTCAATACAAACATCATTATTAAAAACAGAAAAAGCTACCCAATCTACATATTGACTTCCAGGATATAGCCATTTTGTATCGTTTAAACCTCTTACAGGATGATAAACAAAGTCAACATTAGTTACTCCATTAACATTTCTAATTCTACTAGCAATGTAATTATAGGCGTTTATATATTCTTGTCTATCTAATTCTGAAATTGAATCTGGATTATCAAATACATTTACACCATTATCTGCTTGTTCAGTTAGCCAGTCTACAACATATTGTTGATTGTTGTTATAAGCGAATAAAAGCAAACTTACCTCATATCCAATTCTTAAATAAAACTTAGTATCAGGACGACTCTTCATCGTTTGAGAGAAATTATCAATTTGTTCATCCCATTTTCCAGAATTTACATCAGATAAAGCATCCCACACGGCGTTGGTATTTAGTGGTTTACTGTCGTCCGTCATTTGACCATATCCTCCAGCAGCAGTATTATCTTTAAAACTTAAAGCCACTAATGCATAAGGATTTTCTTGAGTATTTCTAACATGATCTAAGAATAGCGCATTTGGATCATCATCTCCTTGTTCAATTCTGCCTAAGTATAAAGTAGCATAATGAGAAGATCCAGCAGGCGTTAATCCAGTTCCAGACTTGTATCCGTCATATTCATTTTGAAACGTTTGCCCGATCAGCATTAAAGTTTTTCCTTGTCCAGGATCGTACTGCTGTGAAAAAATAGGTGTTTGTATTATTAATGATAACATTAATAATGTTAAAAGAAGGGGGGACTTAAACATAATTTAAAAAATTTATAGGTTAATATTTGATGTGAAATTAACATTAAC
This genomic window from Tenacibaculum sp. 190524A05c contains:
- a CDS encoding glycosyl hydrolase, with the protein product MLSLIIQTPIFSQQYDPGQGKTLMLIGQTFQNEYDGYKSGTGLTPAGSSHYATLYLGRIEQGDDDPNALFLDHVRNTQENPYALVALSFKDNTAAGGYGQMTDDSKPLNTNAVWDALSDVNSGKWDEQIDNFSQTMKSRPDTKFYLRIGYEVSLLLFAYNNNQQYVVDWLTEQADNGVNVFDNPDSISELDRQEYINAYNYIASRIRNVNGVTNVDFVYHPVRGLNDTKWLYPGSQYVDWVAFSVFNNDVCIEVNGTTNCEGSTIDPSLQSSIDFAKENGHPIMIAEAAAQAPATGSSSDFNNYLNLLDKVVKDNDVRVLAYINSNWPIHGWGPEWGDSRVEVNTSVRNHWISKFGDNTRYIHASSTSINPTPATCDDGIQNGNETGIDCGGNCEPCDTTPPPTGDCSGNCPDGYNYYACGQCWTDQQQAQSDGCTETCSSDNNPPSATCNDGVQNGNETGIDCGGDCQPCDTTPPPTGECSGDCPDGYNFYACRQCWVDEQQAQSGGCTETCSTTNPDTPTYDDGIQNGDETGIDCGGSCTNNCDTSNTPTCNDGIQNESETGIDCGGSCSNSCDTNPPSGLVAKLLPPNEQILLTVGQDLKTVAEYKDSGLYPTMGGVTQYVAFYSLLNSSNPQYGALGEDPNGTPTNIDINWGAGPLNSHSGAVGFPNSSLSIGMSIAEGNESETWCAGCLNELGNGGWDANIKRFAKFAKDHSDIAIYLRLGFEFDGAWNRYNSDQFKRAWRRFVDVMRAEGVTNVAYVWQACASPVDDLIDRRRENIEDFWPGDDYVDWLGYSWFLVPDRVYERNGYQAATQRQLADEIVNLARRKNKPVKLSETSPQGYDVSSGTNCNIGFIDGTANTGCQNKSHNQIWNEWYTPMFEYVYANKDVIRAVDYINVNWDEDTSKFGPGSGYAEGYWGDARVQSNSGISSRWNSEISKPIWLHGSSSLNMVLLNNGTARRVSNTFDTNETIGSNNNNFVIYPNPSDKIINIRGVELGTTITIYDINGRKIKETKELSIPISNLQSGFYFVKRPKGVKQFIKKN